A DNA window from Bradyrhizobium sp. CCBAU 53421 contains the following coding sequences:
- a CDS encoding biotin/lipoyl-binding protein produces MFEDTVLERDQGGHESVEGSPSAPAAHEPTITSERPEITARAPAQERPASKQPAPPATIPPEMSPQRRGFLRRRPVVSAIGAVLLAATLGGGYLYMDYSGHFESTDDAFIAARQFALAPKVSGYLTAVPVTDNQHVVAGDVIARIDDRDYRVALAQAEAQVAAAQASIQNVDAQLDVQQAQIAANQAQVDQAQAALTFAQQQATRYQHLEQTGYGTVQNSEQYTSQLHQQQASLLSAQATLNLAQRQVESLKAQRKSAVANLAQAEAQRDQAQLNLSYTTVTAAQPGRVVNLSAAVGQFAQAGTNLTMFVPDQTWVTANFKEIQLDQMRPNEKVTLKIDAYPGRTIQGHVESVQPGSGTAFSLLPAQNATGNYVKIVQRVPVKIVMDNPPTDVALGPGMSVVPTVRIDPAPSLLERLGKL; encoded by the coding sequence ATGTTCGAAGACACTGTTTTGGAGCGCGACCAGGGAGGGCACGAGAGCGTCGAGGGTTCGCCTTCGGCGCCGGCCGCACACGAGCCCACCATCACATCCGAGCGGCCGGAGATCACCGCGCGGGCGCCGGCGCAGGAGCGCCCCGCAAGCAAGCAGCCCGCCCCGCCGGCAACAATCCCGCCGGAGATGAGCCCGCAGCGACGCGGCTTCCTGCGCCGCCGGCCGGTGGTCTCCGCGATCGGCGCCGTGTTGCTCGCCGCCACGCTCGGCGGCGGCTATCTCTACATGGACTACAGCGGGCATTTCGAATCCACCGACGACGCCTTCATCGCGGCGCGGCAGTTCGCGCTGGCCCCGAAGGTGTCGGGATATCTCACGGCCGTGCCGGTCACCGACAACCAGCATGTTGTCGCCGGCGACGTGATCGCGCGCATCGATGACCGCGACTATCGCGTGGCGCTGGCGCAGGCCGAAGCCCAGGTCGCGGCCGCGCAGGCCAGCATCCAGAATGTCGACGCGCAGCTCGACGTGCAGCAGGCGCAGATCGCAGCCAACCAGGCCCAGGTCGACCAGGCGCAGGCGGCGCTGACCTTCGCCCAGCAGCAGGCGACGCGCTACCAGCATCTGGAGCAGACCGGCTACGGCACGGTGCAGAATTCAGAGCAGTACACCTCGCAGCTGCATCAGCAGCAGGCCTCACTCCTGAGCGCGCAGGCGACGCTCAACCTCGCGCAGCGCCAGGTCGAATCGCTGAAAGCGCAGCGCAAGAGCGCGGTCGCCAACCTCGCCCAGGCCGAGGCACAGCGCGACCAGGCGCAACTTAATCTCTCCTACACGACGGTCACCGCCGCGCAGCCCGGCCGCGTCGTCAATTTGTCGGCCGCCGTCGGCCAGTTCGCGCAGGCCGGCACCAACCTCACGATGTTCGTGCCCGACCAGACCTGGGTCACCGCGAACTTCAAGGAGATCCAGCTCGACCAGATGCGGCCGAACGAGAAGGTCACGCTGAAGATCGACGCCTATCCCGGCCGCACGATCCAGGGCCATGTCGAAAGCGTGCAGCCTGGATCGGGCACCGCGTTCTCGCTGCTGCCGGCGCAGAACGCTACCGGCAACTACGTCAAGATCGTGCAGCGCGTGCCGGTGAAAATCGTGATGGACAACCCGCCGACCGACGTCGCGCTCGGCCCGGGCATGTCCGTCGTCCCGACGGTGCGGATCGATCCGGCGCCGTCCCTGCTCGAGCGGCTTGGAAAGCTCTGA
- a CDS encoding LysR family transcriptional regulator, whose translation MNCLYPPIHVVHDDGMRLRNLDLNLLLVFDAVMRERSVVRAAGTLAISQPAVSHALNRLRHALKDQLFVRTPSGMLPTPRAEALALPVRKALSELQLAVEGDRFDPARAERRFSIAVNNYAAVVAAGSIIAAVRAQAPKVRLTLVPSGTLNLADSLDRGELDLAISARALEGERFASCRLIEDRFVAVLRVGHPALRKKLTGETLVELPHLAITSSGEDLDFIDAWLRARKASRIIASDVPYLSAGAVLVQSNMVAILGRKLALEFRRAYPIEMRELPFDASKLQSVMSWHRRFDDLPAHRWLRDTIIAATRGI comes from the coding sequence ATGAATTGTCTTTATCCGCCAATTCATGTCGTGCATGATGACGGCATGCGGCTGCGCAATCTCGATCTCAATCTCCTGCTGGTGTTCGACGCCGTGATGCGCGAGCGCAGCGTGGTGCGCGCGGCCGGCACGCTTGCCATCAGCCAGCCCGCCGTGAGCCACGCGCTGAACCGGCTGCGTCATGCGCTGAAAGACCAGCTGTTCGTCCGCACGCCGTCCGGCATGCTGCCGACGCCGCGGGCCGAAGCGCTCGCGCTGCCGGTCCGCAAGGCGCTGAGCGAGCTGCAACTCGCGGTCGAGGGCGATCGCTTCGATCCGGCGCGGGCGGAGCGGCGTTTCAGCATCGCCGTCAACAACTATGCCGCGGTGGTCGCAGCCGGTTCGATCATCGCGGCGGTGCGCGCGCAGGCACCCAAGGTGCGGCTGACGCTGGTGCCGAGCGGGACGCTCAATCTCGCCGACAGTCTCGATCGCGGCGAGCTCGATCTTGCGATCTCCGCCCGCGCACTGGAGGGCGAACGCTTTGCCTCCTGCCGGCTGATCGAGGACCGCTTTGTCGCGGTGCTGCGGGTCGGTCATCCGGCCTTGCGCAAGAAGCTGACCGGGGAGACGCTGGTCGAGCTGCCGCACCTTGCGATCACCTCCAGCGGCGAAGATCTGGATTTCATCGATGCCTGGCTGCGGGCGCGCAAGGCGAGCCGCATCATTGCCTCCGATGTGCCGTATCTGTCCGCCGGCGCGGTCCTGGTGCAATCGAACATGGTCGCGATCCTCGGGCGCAAGCTCGCGCTCGAATTCCGCCGCGCCTATCCGATCGAAATGCGGGAGCTGCCGTTCGACGCATCGAAGCTGCAAAGCGTCATGAGCTGGCACCGCCGCTTCGACGATCTGCCGGCGCACCGTTGGCTCAGGGACACGATCATTGCCGCGACGCGCGGCATTTGA
- a CDS encoding efflux RND transporter permease subunit has translation MNISAGFIRKPVATAFLAIAIVLVGMIAFVRLPVSALPTVDTPTIQVTAQLPGADPQTMASSVATPLERQFGQIAGLTGMSSSSGLGNTQITLQFALNRSVDAAAQDVQTAIDAASGQLPKTMPSPPTFHKVNPADVPVLLIALTSDTEPLTKVDDYADSILAQKLSQVPGVSLVTIGGMQKPSIRVQVNPAKLAAAGLDLEQLRTTLGNITVNQPKGVLYGSQQAYTLATNDQVLVASKYDDLIIAYRNGAPVRLRDIGHAIVAAEDVTLHGWYNDKPAVVLAIQRQPGANVISTVDGIKKLLPQLVSSLPSDIKVQIASDRTQTIRASVADVQLTLALTIALVVGVIFLFLRNLWATIIPAVSVPISLIGTFGVMYLLNYSLDNLSLMGLSIAVGFVVDDAIVMIENISRHIEEGLSPMQAALKGAGEIGFTIISISVSLIAVFIPLLLMGGVIGRMFQEFAVTVCVAIVVSVVVSVTLTPMMCAYLLAPHQGANAGVVSRALERGFVAIQGAYEAVLAVALRYKATTLSIMLASVVATGLLFVGIPKGFFPQQDTGMITGITEASADVSPAQMAALQRSVIDVIAKNPSVANATGYIGPGGPTVTENNGRLFVLLKPPAERDASADQVIRQLDTALQKIKGMSVFMQATQDINLASRLSKTQYQFTLTDVNQDELNLWAGKLYQKLKTLPELADVATDQANAARQLKLQIDRDAASRLGIDPAAVDNTLYDSFGQRHVAQLFTTLNTYYVILEVDPSFQLGPYALNRIYVRSSAGTMVPLSQIASIDYGTAPLAVNHQSQFPSVTLSFNLAPGTAVGTAVAAIQKATADLHVPSTVLTSFQGNAQAFQAALASTPILILAAVVAVYLILGMLYESTIHPVTILSTLPSAGLGALLALWAFGFGLDVIGLVGIILLIGIVQKNGIMLIDFALEAERHQHLSAEQSVYMACRARFRPILMTTMCAMLGGVPLMIGTGTGSELRQPLGFAIVGGLIVSQLMTLFTTPVVYIYLDRISRSLGKLRKGEQNAAPHGPEASLTT, from the coding sequence ATGAATATCTCCGCAGGATTTATCCGCAAGCCCGTCGCCACCGCCTTCCTCGCAATTGCCATCGTGCTGGTCGGCATGATCGCCTTCGTGCGGCTGCCGGTCTCGGCGCTGCCGACGGTGGATACCCCGACCATCCAGGTCACCGCGCAATTGCCCGGCGCCGATCCGCAGACCATGGCCTCCTCGGTCGCGACGCCGCTGGAGCGGCAATTCGGCCAGATCGCCGGCCTCACCGGCATGAGCTCGAGCAGCGGGCTCGGCAACACCCAGATCACGCTGCAATTCGCGCTGAACCGCAGCGTCGATGCAGCCGCGCAGGACGTGCAGACCGCGATCGATGCCGCATCGGGGCAATTGCCCAAGACGATGCCGTCGCCACCGACCTTCCACAAGGTCAATCCGGCCGACGTGCCGGTGCTGCTGATCGCGCTGACGTCGGACACCGAGCCGCTGACCAAGGTCGACGACTATGCCGACAGTATCCTGGCGCAGAAACTGTCGCAGGTGCCGGGTGTCTCGCTCGTCACCATCGGCGGCATGCAGAAGCCCTCGATCCGGGTACAGGTCAATCCGGCCAAGCTCGCCGCCGCGGGGCTCGATCTCGAGCAATTGCGCACCACGCTCGGCAACATCACCGTGAACCAGCCCAAGGGCGTACTCTACGGCAGCCAGCAGGCCTACACGCTCGCCACCAACGACCAGGTTCTGGTTGCTAGCAAGTATGACGATCTGATCATCGCCTATCGCAACGGCGCGCCGGTTCGCTTGCGCGATATCGGGCACGCGATCGTGGCGGCCGAGGACGTCACGCTGCATGGCTGGTACAACGACAAGCCGGCGGTCGTCCTCGCGATCCAGCGCCAACCCGGCGCCAACGTGATCAGCACGGTCGACGGTATCAAGAAGCTGCTGCCGCAGCTGGTGTCGAGCCTGCCGTCCGACATCAAGGTCCAGATCGCCTCCGACCGCACGCAGACCATCCGCGCCAGCGTCGCCGACGTTCAGCTCACTCTGGCGCTGACCATTGCGCTGGTGGTCGGCGTGATCTTCCTGTTCCTGCGCAATCTGTGGGCGACCATCATCCCCGCGGTCTCGGTCCCGATCTCGCTGATCGGCACCTTCGGCGTGATGTATCTGCTCAACTACAGCCTCGACAATCTGTCGCTGATGGGCCTGTCGATCGCGGTCGGCTTCGTCGTCGACGATGCCATCGTGATGATCGAGAACATCTCGCGGCATATCGAGGAAGGCCTCTCGCCAATGCAGGCCGCACTGAAGGGCGCCGGCGAGATCGGCTTCACCATCATCTCGATCTCGGTCTCGCTGATCGCGGTGTTCATTCCGCTGCTGCTGATGGGCGGGGTGATCGGCCGCATGTTCCAGGAATTCGCCGTCACGGTGTGCGTTGCCATCGTGGTGTCGGTGGTCGTCTCGGTGACCCTGACGCCGATGATGTGCGCGTATCTGCTGGCACCGCACCAGGGCGCCAATGCCGGCGTGGTGTCGCGCGCGCTGGAGCGCGGCTTCGTTGCGATCCAGGGCGCGTACGAGGCGGTGCTCGCTGTAGCGCTGCGCTACAAGGCCACGACACTGTCGATCATGCTCGCGAGCGTCGTCGCGACCGGCCTGCTGTTCGTGGGCATCCCAAAGGGCTTTTTTCCCCAGCAGGACACCGGCATGATCACCGGCATCACGGAGGCCTCGGCCGACGTCTCGCCGGCGCAGATGGCGGCACTGCAGCGCAGCGTCATCGATGTCATCGCGAAGAACCCATCGGTCGCCAATGCGACCGGCTATATCGGACCGGGCGGCCCGACCGTGACCGAGAACAACGGCCGCCTGTTCGTGCTGCTGAAGCCGCCAGCCGAGCGCGATGCGTCTGCCGATCAGGTGATCCGGCAGCTCGACACCGCGCTGCAGAAGATCAAGGGGATGTCGGTGTTCATGCAGGCGACGCAGGACATCAACCTCGCCAGCCGCCTGTCCAAGACGCAGTATCAGTTCACCCTCACCGACGTGAATCAGGACGAGCTCAATCTGTGGGCCGGCAAGCTGTATCAGAAGCTGAAGACGCTGCCCGAGCTGGCCGACGTCGCCACCGACCAGGCCAACGCCGCGCGCCAGCTCAAGCTGCAGATCGACCGGGACGCGGCTTCGCGTCTCGGCATCGATCCGGCCGCGGTCGACAACACGCTCTATGACTCATTCGGCCAGCGTCACGTCGCCCAGCTGTTCACGACGCTCAACACCTACTACGTGATCCTGGAGGTCGATCCGTCGTTCCAGCTCGGGCCCTACGCGCTCAACCGCATCTACGTCCGCTCGTCCGCGGGGACGATGGTGCCGCTGAGCCAGATCGCGAGCATCGACTACGGCACCGCGCCGCTCGCGGTGAACCACCAGAGCCAGTTTCCCTCGGTGACGCTGAGCTTCAACCTGGCACCGGGCACAGCGGTGGGGACCGCGGTCGCTGCAATCCAGAAGGCGACCGCCGATCTGCATGTGCCATCGACCGTGCTCACGAGCTTCCAGGGCAATGCGCAGGCGTTCCAGGCGGCGCTCGCGTCGACGCCGATCCTGATCCTGGCCGCGGTGGTCGCGGTCTATCTGATCCTCGGCATGCTCTATGAGAGCACGATCCATCCGGTCACGATCCTCTCGACCCTGCCGTCCGCCGGGCTCGGCGCGCTGCTCGCGCTGTGGGCGTTCGGCTTCGGGCTCGACGTGATTGGGCTGGTCGGCATCATCCTGCTGATCGGCATCGTGCAGAAGAACGGGATCATGCTGATCGATTTCGCGCTGGAGGCCGAGCGCCACCAGCATCTCTCCGCCGAGCAATCGGTCTACATGGCCTGCCGGGCGCGCTTCCGCCCGATCCTGATGACGACGATGTGCGCCATGCTCGGCGGCGTTCCCTTGATGATCGGCACCGGCACCGGATCGGAGCTGCGCCAGCCGCTCGGCTTTGCCATCGTCGGCGGGCTGATCGTCTCCCAGCTGATGACGCTGTTCACGACGCCGGTCGTTTACATCTATCTCGACAGAATCAGCCGGTCGTTGGGCAAGCTGCGCAAAGGTGAGCAGAACGCCGCACCGCACGGACCCGAGGCGAGCCTCACGACCTGA
- a CDS encoding DHA2 family efflux MFS transporter permease subunit: MSAATIDVKSLPTPSVAVNPWLIAIVVALASFMEVLDTTIANVALPYIAGGMGVSEDEASWVVTSYLVSNAIILTASSFLAKMLGRKTFFLICLGIFTVSSILCGFAPNLNALLLFRILQGLGGGGMVPVAQSILADAFPPAKRGQAFAVFGIAVVVAPVVGPTLGGWLSDNLSWHWCFLINAPVGLFATIAIAAVLREPAKTKGAQQDAQTDNTFDFIGFALVATFLGALEVTLDRGLEDDWFGSSFIVASAAICAAAFVLMIPWEMTRRNPMIDLRMVATRQFGASFLVMLATGAILLATTQFLPQLVQQDFGYTATWAGLVLSPGGVVTMLMMFVVGRLAAKVQPKYLIIVGALVIAASMYSMTNVYGDLGFWFMARSRMLIGVGLPLIFIPIMTASYDGIPAGKTDQASALINAARNTGGSIGVSLVSNVLTHRQQFHQSRLVEQVTPSSPQYQDTLHQVTDYFVAQGNALAQAHQQAVQWIGQQVQTQASFLSYMDAFWVLMLIALSAIPLALTLRKIKLGGPAPVGH, encoded by the coding sequence ATGAGTGCCGCAACAATCGATGTCAAAAGCCTCCCTACTCCGAGCGTTGCCGTCAATCCCTGGCTGATCGCCATCGTGGTCGCGCTCGCGAGCTTCATGGAGGTGCTCGACACCACCATCGCCAACGTGGCGCTGCCCTACATCGCAGGCGGTATGGGCGTGAGCGAGGACGAAGCGTCCTGGGTGGTCACCTCCTATCTGGTGTCCAACGCCATCATCCTGACCGCTTCCAGCTTTCTCGCCAAAATGCTGGGGCGAAAGACGTTCTTCCTGATCTGCCTCGGTATCTTCACCGTCAGCTCGATCCTGTGCGGCTTCGCGCCCAATCTGAACGCGCTGCTGCTGTTCCGCATCCTGCAGGGTCTCGGCGGCGGCGGCATGGTGCCGGTGGCGCAGTCGATCCTCGCGGATGCGTTCCCGCCGGCCAAGCGCGGCCAGGCGTTTGCGGTGTTCGGCATCGCCGTGGTGGTGGCGCCGGTGGTCGGCCCGACGCTCGGCGGCTGGCTCTCCGACAATCTGTCCTGGCACTGGTGCTTTCTGATCAACGCGCCGGTCGGGCTGTTCGCGACGATCGCGATCGCCGCGGTGCTGCGGGAGCCTGCGAAGACCAAGGGCGCGCAGCAGGACGCGCAGACGGACAATACATTTGACTTCATCGGCTTCGCGCTGGTGGCGACCTTCCTCGGCGCGCTCGAGGTGACGCTCGATCGCGGCCTCGAGGACGACTGGTTCGGATCGTCCTTCATCGTCGCGTCAGCGGCGATCTGTGCCGCGGCGTTCGTGCTGATGATCCCGTGGGAGATGACCCGCCGCAATCCGATGATCGACCTCAGGATGGTCGCGACCCGGCAGTTCGGCGCGAGCTTCCTGGTGATGCTGGCGACCGGCGCCATCCTGCTTGCGACCACCCAGTTCCTGCCGCAGCTGGTGCAGCAGGATTTCGGCTACACCGCGACCTGGGCCGGCCTCGTGCTCTCGCCCGGCGGCGTCGTCACCATGCTGATGATGTTCGTGGTCGGCCGGCTCGCCGCCAAGGTGCAGCCGAAATATCTGATCATCGTCGGCGCGCTGGTGATTGCGGCCTCGATGTACAGCATGACCAACGTGTACGGCGATCTCGGCTTCTGGTTCATGGCGCGCTCGCGCATGCTGATCGGCGTCGGCCTGCCGCTGATCTTCATTCCGATCATGACGGCGTCCTATGACGGTATCCCCGCCGGGAAGACCGACCAGGCCTCCGCGCTGATCAATGCGGCGCGCAACACCGGCGGCTCGATCGGCGTCTCGCTCGTCTCCAACGTGCTGACGCATCGCCAGCAGTTCCACCAGAGCCGGCTGGTCGAGCAGGTGACGCCGTCGAGCCCGCAATATCAGGACACGCTGCACCAGGTCACCGACTACTTCGTCGCCCAGGGCAATGCGCTGGCGCAGGCGCATCAACAGGCGGTCCAGTGGATCGGCCAGCAGGTGCAGACCCAGGCCTCGTTCCTGTCCTACATGGATGCGTTCTGGGTGCTGATGCTGATCGCATTGTCGGCGATCCCGCTGGCGCTGACCCTGCGCAAGATCAAGCTCGGCGGCCCCGCCCCTGTTGGCCACTGA
- a CDS encoding TetR/AcrR family transcriptional regulator, with amino-acid sequence MTTSTLKMPRAPKSRPATRPVEVRAGRPPKELAGEVDARILDAARKVFLQRGFEGASIDEIAEAARSGKRTIYARFRDKRALFTEVVTRDILSRIAEFKADAPLGATVEERLTSVASTLLHWGLDADRIGLMRLAIAEAHRFPDLAATVNRRARALATELGVHLLRELTQSDELGKLPAFAPEHLPTTARLFLDIIAVPMLMRALYEVDLKTLDPELDEHVARGVSFFVAGCRTGWVEPRQQ; translated from the coding sequence ATGACCACCAGTACCCTGAAGATGCCGCGGGCGCCCAAGAGCAGGCCGGCGACCAGGCCGGTCGAGGTCCGCGCCGGCCGGCCGCCGAAGGAATTGGCCGGCGAGGTCGATGCGCGCATCCTCGATGCCGCGCGCAAGGTGTTTCTGCAGCGCGGGTTCGAAGGCGCCAGCATCGACGAGATCGCGGAGGCCGCGCGCTCCGGCAAGCGCACCATCTATGCGCGCTTCCGCGACAAGCGGGCGCTGTTCACCGAAGTGGTGACGAGGGACATCCTGTCGCGTATCGCCGAATTCAAGGCGGACGCGCCGCTCGGCGCGACGGTCGAGGAGCGCCTCACCAGCGTTGCCTCGACCCTGCTGCACTGGGGGCTCGACGCCGACCGGATCGGCCTGATGCGGCTTGCCATCGCGGAGGCGCATCGCTTCCCGGATCTCGCCGCCACCGTCAACCGCAGGGCGCGCGCGCTCGCCACCGAGCTCGGCGTTCACCTGCTGCGCGAGCTGACGCAATCCGACGAGCTCGGCAAGCTGCCGGCCTTCGCGCCCGAGCACCTGCCGACCACCGCGCGCCTGTTCCTCGACATCATCGCGGTGCCGATGTTGATGCGGGCGCTGTACGAAGTCGACCTCAAGACGCTCGATCCCGAGCTCGACGAGCACGTCGCACGCGGCGTCTCGTTCTTCGTCGCGGGGTGCAGAACCGGCTGGGTGGAGCCGCGCCAACAGTAG
- a CDS encoding efflux RND transporter periplasmic adaptor subunit, which yields MRSKTFKIATAGLVAAAAIGAGAYVLHRPDRATDHAPASQSNTTTSVVPVTAAKVLQHDVPIVLEGLGTVTPINTATIRTQVQGTLDSVDFVEGKQIKRGDVLARIDPRVYEAQVDQAEAALARDEASLKNARTNLARTQPLANRGFATQQLLDTQDSQVAQGEGTVALDKAALEAAQTQLSYATITAPFDGVTGIRRIDPGNIVHPTDTNGLVVLTQLQPIAVIFTLPSGEIAGVRQALASGDASVDVYDAQNKRKLDHGTLMLINNQVDSSSGTVQLKASFPNAGNTLWPGAFVNVHLTIAIRHDALTVPLTAVRQGPDGSFAYVVGANNVVSIRNVTTGQSRDGQVLIEQGLAANEIVVTAGQYRLNPGTTVEIVPDDKTDQVQDATTASAGMLP from the coding sequence ATGAGATCGAAGACCTTCAAGATCGCGACCGCCGGCCTGGTGGCCGCCGCCGCAATCGGCGCCGGCGCTTACGTCCTGCATCGACCGGACCGCGCGACGGACCATGCACCGGCGTCCCAGTCGAACACCACCACATCAGTCGTTCCGGTGACGGCGGCGAAGGTGCTGCAGCACGATGTGCCGATCGTGCTCGAAGGCCTCGGCACGGTGACGCCGATCAACACCGCCACCATACGCACCCAGGTGCAGGGTACGCTCGACAGCGTCGATTTCGTCGAGGGCAAGCAGATCAAGCGCGGCGATGTGCTCGCCAGGATCGACCCGCGGGTCTACGAGGCCCAGGTCGACCAGGCCGAGGCCGCGTTGGCGCGCGACGAGGCGAGCCTGAAGAACGCCAGGACCAATCTGGCGCGAACCCAGCCGCTCGCCAATCGCGGCTTTGCCACCCAGCAATTGCTCGATACCCAGGATTCGCAGGTCGCGCAGGGCGAAGGCACCGTCGCGCTCGACAAGGCGGCGCTGGAAGCCGCGCAGACCCAGCTGAGCTACGCCACGATCACGGCGCCGTTCGACGGCGTCACCGGTATCCGCCGCATCGATCCCGGCAACATCGTGCACCCGACCGACACCAACGGGCTCGTGGTCCTGACCCAGCTGCAGCCGATCGCGGTGATCTTCACACTGCCGTCCGGCGAGATCGCAGGCGTGCGGCAGGCGCTGGCATCCGGGGACGCGTCGGTCGACGTCTATGATGCACAGAACAAGCGCAAGCTCGACCACGGCACCCTGATGCTGATCAACAACCAGGTCGACAGCTCAAGCGGCACGGTGCAGCTGAAGGCATCGTTTCCCAATGCCGGCAACACGCTGTGGCCCGGCGCCTTCGTCAACGTCCATCTGACGATCGCGATTCGCCATGACGCGCTGACGGTGCCACTGACGGCGGTGCGCCAGGGTCCGGACGGCAGCTTCGCTTATGTTGTCGGAGCGAACAACGTCGTCAGCATCCGCAATGTCACGACCGGGCAATCGCGCGACGGGCAGGTCCTGATCGAGCAGGGCCTCGCGGCGAACGAGATCGTGGTCACCGCGGGCCAGTACCGGCTCAATCCGGGGACAACGGTTGAGATCGTGCCCGACGACAAGACGGACCAGGTCCAGGACGCAACCACCGCAAGCGCAGGCATGCTGCCATGA
- a CDS encoding RibD family protein translates to MRPHIICHMGTSIDGRLHPSRFTKAAAGIPVDVLRAHYERIHDGFNADGWIIGRVTMNEMAKGTERHIANPPKQPREPHLGNRNGRKLAVGIDPSGRVHFGKDNVGGDHAVAVLGEQVSDNHLAELREDGASYIFAGPKGDDLAGAMAQLAALFDAKTLLLEGGGGINGAFLKHGLIDEFSTLIHPAVDGVAGSQCIVDYHGPEGDRPGAGQSLRLTHCETLEGGMVWLRHAVERAPG, encoded by the coding sequence ATGCGACCCCACATCATCTGTCACATGGGTACGTCGATCGACGGCCGGCTTCATCCCAGCCGCTTCACCAAGGCTGCCGCCGGCATCCCGGTCGACGTGCTGCGCGCCCACTACGAACGGATTCATGACGGCTTCAACGCCGATGGATGGATCATCGGCCGCGTCACCATGAACGAGATGGCCAAGGGAACGGAGCGGCACATCGCCAACCCACCGAAGCAGCCGCGCGAGCCGCATCTTGGCAACCGCAATGGCCGCAAGCTTGCTGTCGGCATCGATCCGTCGGGCCGGGTGCATTTCGGCAAGGACAATGTCGGCGGCGATCATGCCGTGGCGGTGCTCGGCGAGCAGGTCTCCGACAATCATCTCGCCGAGCTGCGCGAGGACGGCGCGTCCTACATCTTTGCAGGCCCCAAGGGCGACGATCTGGCGGGCGCGATGGCGCAGCTCGCGGCGCTGTTCGACGCGAAGACGCTGCTGCTCGAGGGCGGCGGCGGGATCAACGGCGCGTTTCTGAAGCACGGGCTGATCGACGAGTTCAGCACATTGATTCATCCGGCGGTCGACGGCGTCGCCGGATCGCAGTGCATCGTCGACTATCATGGCCCCGAGGGCGACCGTCCCGGAGCCGGCCAATCGCTCCGGCTCACCCACTGCGAGACGCTGGAAGGCGGCATGGTCTGGCTGCGCCACGCGGTGGAGCGCGCGCCGGGCTGA